One segment of Clavelina lepadiformis chromosome 2, kaClaLepa1.1, whole genome shotgun sequence DNA contains the following:
- the LOC143445115 gene encoding uncharacterized protein LOC143445115, translating into MGAFLEKLARPKGEPIRVCMLGLDAAGKTTVLQKLKLSNVTRTLPTIGFNVETVTPCKGLTLTIWDIGGQDKIRQLWKHYYTSTEGLIYVVDSADESRFTEAASELSAILNDQDIKRIPLVVLANKQDLPGAINLKEMEGMLQLHSLPEEQKWHVQECCAIKGQGIFEAMNVLAKFIKRQKKNNPTSPNSSPAHQPELSVTS; encoded by the exons ATGGGTgcatttttggaaaaactaGCTCGACCAAAAGGAGAACCTATTAGAGTTTGCATGCTTGGTCTGGATGCAGCAG GTAAAACCACAGTCCTCCAAAAGTTGAAGCTTAGTAATGTTACCAGGACACTGCCAACTATAGGGTTCAATGTTGAAACAGTTACACCGTGTAAAGGCCTGACACTGACAATCTGGGATATTGGCGGACAGGATAAGATTAGACAGCTATGGAAGCACTATTACACCTCGACGGAAG GTTTGATATATGTGGTGGACAGTGCTGACGAGAGTAGATTCACCGAAGCTGCAAGTGAACTAAGCGCCATACTAAACGATCAAGATATAAAACGG atCCCTCTAGTAGTATTGGCCAATAAACAAGATCTCCCCGGAGCTATTAACTTGAAGGAAATGGAGGGGATGTTACAATTGCACTCGCTACCTGAGGAACAAAAGTGGCACGTTCAG GAATGTTGCGCAATCAAAGGTCAAGGCATTTTCGAAGCTATGAACGTATTGGCCAAGTTCATAAAGcggcaaaagaaaaacaatccTACGTCACCCAACTCCTCTCCTGCACACCAGCCGGAACTTTCAGTTACTTCTTAA